One region of Flavobacteriales bacterium genomic DNA includes:
- a CDS encoding DUF4290 domain-containing protein — protein MEYNTERGRLVIPEYGRNIQKMVNYACAVSNREERNKVAKSIINVMGQLNPHLRDINDFKHKLWDHLFIISEFNLDVDSPYEMPKPDILVSKPDAMVYPHHHMRYKHYGFTIEEMIRKACEMEDGEKKDALVTIVANMMKKAYLSWNKDSVNDQDILDHLDQLSHGKLKMKDPSRLANTNDLLAQVNPPSSRNDNHGKKGKKKSSHQKNRSRKRF, from the coding sequence ATGGAATACAATACCGAAAGAGGACGTCTGGTCATTCCGGAATACGGCAGAAACATCCAGAAGATGGTGAACTATGCCTGCGCTGTTAGTAATCGTGAAGAACGGAACAAGGTGGCCAAGTCCATTATTAATGTCATGGGGCAATTGAATCCGCATCTGAGGGATATCAACGACTTCAAACATAAACTATGGGATCACCTGTTCATCATTTCCGAATTCAATCTGGATGTGGATAGTCCATATGAAATGCCAAAGCCCGATATCCTGGTCTCCAAACCCGATGCGATGGTATATCCCCACCATCATATGCGTTACAAACATTACGGCTTCACCATCGAAGAAATGATCCGTAAAGCGTGTGAGATGGAAGATGGGGAGAAAAAAGATGCCCTAGTAACGATTGTGGCCAACATGATGAAGAAGGCTTACCTGAGTTGGAACAAAGATTCCGTAAACGATCAGGACATCCTGGATCACCTGGACCAATTGTCACATGGCAAGCTTAAAATGAAGGACCCAAGCCGTTTGGCCAACACCAATGATTTACTTGCACAGGTAAATCCTCCCAGCAGCCGCAATGATAATCACGGTAAAAAGGGCAAGAAGAAATCTTCCCATCAGAAGAACCGTTCAAGGAAACGATTTTGA
- a CDS encoding UvrD-helicase domain-containing protein yields MSYLEKMNEAQRRAIECTEGPVMIIAGAGSGKTRVLTYRIAHLLRKGVDAFHILALTFTNKAAREMKNRVIEIVGDQEARNLWMGTFHSVFARILRIEGEKLGYPPNFTIYDTDDAKSLLRGIIKERNLDDKVYQPGYVLHRISSAKNSLISAEAYKKDANIQSDDQASGRSELATIFQIYNERCFKAGAMDFDDILVNTYKLLHHFPEVLHRYQHKFKYVMVDEYQDTNHAQYTIIKKLASVHENVCVVGDDAQSIYAFRGANIQNILNFERDYPGVQIFRLEQNYRSTQTIVNAANSLIEHNTERLRKEVWTENEEGEKIRVMKAASDNEEGKLIAQMMFQTKMEWRLPNSDFAILYRTNAQSRAMEEALRRMNIPYRIYGGTSFYQRKEIKDLLAYFRVTVNPNDEEAIKRIINYPARGIGQTTVDKLVVAANAGTSGLWQVVENPGKAGAALNAGTRSKIEAFAIMIKGFAAQQSTKDAFELATEIATHSGLLRNLYDDKTPEGISRYENIQELLSGIKAFCEQEEADPVTGEIRTKTLAEFIQDVALLTDADRNQEADDDDRVSLMTIHAAKGLEFPYVFIVGMEENLFPSQMSMQSRADLEEERRLFYVALTRAKQAACLSFATTRFRWGNLMYCEPSRFLEEIDPRYLLMPDLSRQEPKKQITVQPDRQYQARKKEAINTLNRKLVRINKNKTDKPFEADDVANLQPGMEVEHQRFGTGKILKIEGPGDNLKATVLFKDAGQKQLLLKYARLKILS; encoded by the coding sequence ATGTCGTATCTGGAAAAAATGAACGAGGCCCAGCGAAGGGCAATCGAATGCACGGAAGGGCCGGTCATGATTATTGCAGGTGCCGGTTCAGGAAAGACCCGTGTGCTTACCTACCGAATTGCCCATCTGCTGAGGAAAGGGGTGGATGCTTTTCACATCCTTGCGCTCACATTCACCAATAAGGCGGCCAGGGAGATGAAAAACCGGGTAATCGAGATTGTCGGGGACCAGGAAGCCCGAAATCTGTGGATGGGGACATTCCACTCCGTTTTTGCACGTATTCTCAGGATTGAAGGTGAGAAACTCGGCTATCCGCCCAACTTCACCATTTACGATACAGATGATGCCAAAAGTCTTTTAAGGGGTATTATTAAGGAAAGAAACCTGGACGACAAGGTATATCAGCCGGGTTATGTGCTCCATCGGATCTCATCAGCAAAAAACAGCCTGATCAGCGCTGAAGCTTATAAGAAAGATGCCAACATCCAGTCTGACGACCAGGCTTCCGGACGAAGCGAACTGGCCACCATCTTCCAGATATATAATGAACGGTGCTTCAAGGCAGGTGCCATGGATTTTGATGATATCCTCGTAAACACTTATAAACTCCTGCACCATTTTCCTGAGGTGTTGCACCGCTATCAGCACAAATTCAAATATGTGATGGTGGATGAGTATCAGGATACCAATCACGCTCAGTATACCATTATAAAGAAGTTGGCGAGCGTTCACGAAAATGTTTGTGTGGTGGGGGATGACGCACAAAGCATTTATGCATTCCGGGGAGCCAACATTCAAAACATCCTCAACTTTGAACGGGACTACCCGGGCGTACAGATCTTCCGTCTTGAACAGAATTACCGTTCCACCCAAACCATTGTCAACGCAGCCAACAGCCTGATCGAGCACAACACCGAGCGGTTGCGCAAAGAAGTCTGGACCGAAAATGAGGAAGGTGAAAAGATACGCGTTATGAAAGCCGCTTCGGACAACGAAGAAGGCAAGCTTATTGCGCAAATGATGTTTCAGACGAAAATGGAGTGGCGGCTTCCGAACAGCGATTTTGCGATTTTATACCGCACAAACGCACAATCCAGGGCCATGGAGGAAGCGCTTCGCCGAATGAATATCCCATACCGCATCTATGGCGGAACTTCCTTCTATCAGCGAAAGGAGATCAAAGATCTTCTGGCATATTTCCGGGTAACCGTGAACCCTAACGACGAAGAAGCTATTAAACGGATCATCAATTACCCGGCGAGAGGAATCGGTCAAACCACCGTTGATAAACTGGTCGTCGCCGCAAACGCCGGCACATCGGGCCTATGGCAGGTTGTTGAAAACCCGGGGAAAGCAGGCGCTGCCTTGAATGCCGGAACACGCTCCAAGATCGAAGCGTTCGCCATCATGATCAAAGGCTTTGCTGCACAACAGTCGACCAAGGATGCCTTTGAACTGGCCACCGAGATCGCCACACATTCAGGATTGCTCAGAAACCTCTACGACGACAAAACCCCGGAAGGAATCAGTCGTTATGAGAATATTCAGGAGCTTCTGAGTGGTATCAAAGCATTTTGTGAACAGGAAGAAGCAGATCCGGTCACCGGGGAGATACGCACAAAAACCCTGGCAGAATTCATTCAGGACGTGGCATTGCTTACTGATGCAGACCGTAACCAGGAAGCGGATGATGATGACCGGGTTTCCCTGATGACCATTCATGCGGCCAAGGGTCTGGAGTTTCCATATGTATTCATAGTTGGTATGGAGGAAAACCTTTTCCCATCTCAAATGTCCATGCAGTCACGGGCGGATCTCGAGGAAGAACGACGTCTGTTTTACGTGGCCCTCACCCGCGCGAAACAAGCTGCCTGCCTTTCGTTCGCAACCACACGCTTCAGATGGGGCAACCTGATGTATTGTGAACCGAGTCGCTTTCTGGAAGAAATAGATCCAAGATACCTGCTGATGCCTGATTTAAGCCGACAGGAACCGAAAAAGCAGATAACGGTTCAACCGGACCGGCAATATCAGGCCAGAAAAAAGGAAGCCATCAACACCCTGAACCGAAAACTGGTTCGCATCAATAAAAACAAGACTGATAAGCCATTCGAAGCGGATGATGTGGCAAATCTGCAACCAGGCATGGAGGTGGAACATCAACGTTTCGGAACAGGAAAGATTCTTAAAATTGAAGGACCCGGTGATAACCTGAAAGCTACCGTTCTCTTCAAAGATGCCGGACAAAAACAGTTATTGCTGAAATATGCAAGGTTGAAGATTTTATCCTGA
- the rpsL gene encoding 30S ribosomal protein S12 translates to MPTIQQLVRKGRKSLVSKSKSPALDSCPQRRGVCVRVYTTTPKKPNSAMRKVARVRLTNAKEVNAYIPGEGHNLQEHSIVLVRGGRVKDLPGVRYHIVRGTLDTSGVDGRKQRRSKYGAKKPKAAK, encoded by the coding sequence ATGCCCACAATTCAGCAATTGGTAAGGAAAGGACGGAAAAGCTTGGTTTCCAAAAGTAAGTCTCCGGCCTTGGATTCATGTCCGCAAAGACGAGGTGTTTGCGTGCGGGTTTACACAACAACCCCTAAAAAACCTAACTCTGCTATGAGAAAAGTAGCAAGGGTACGTCTGACCAATGCCAAGGAAGTGAATGCATATATCCCGGGAGAAGGCCATAACTTGCAGGAACACAGTATTGTATTGGTGCGTGGCGGCAGGGTGAAGGATTTACCGGGGGTGCGTTACCATATTGTGAGGGGTACATTGGATACCTCTGGTGTAGATGGCCGGAAGCAAAGAAGGTCAAAATACGGAGCCAAGAAACCTAAAGCTGCCAAATAG
- the rpsG gene encoding 30S ribosomal protein S7 → MRKGRAKKNYLLPDPRFKDTLVTRFVNDLMQDGKKSIAYDIFYGAIDRVSERTKEDGLEVWKKALNNVIPQVEVRSRRVGGSTFQIPQEVRPSRKTSLGIKWLIKYSRERKGKTMSEKLAEEIISASKEEGAAFKKKEDTHRMAEANKAFSHFRF, encoded by the coding sequence ATGAGAAAAGGAAGAGCAAAAAAGAATTATCTGTTACCGGATCCCAGATTCAAGGATACCTTGGTAACCCGCTTTGTTAACGACCTGATGCAGGACGGTAAAAAAAGTATTGCATACGATATTTTCTATGGTGCCATTGATCGTGTAAGCGAGCGTACCAAGGAAGATGGCCTGGAAGTTTGGAAGAAAGCATTGAACAATGTGATTCCACAGGTCGAAGTGAGAAGCCGCCGTGTAGGAGGATCCACCTTTCAGATTCCACAGGAGGTCAGACCTAGCCGGAAGACATCCCTCGGAATCAAATGGTTAATTAAGTACTCCCGCGAAAGAAAGGGAAAAACAATGAGTGAAAAACTGGCGGAGGAGATTATTTCCGCGTCGAAGGAAGAAGGTGCTGCATTTAAAAAGAAAGAGGATACACACCGCATGGCTGAAGCTAACAAGGCGTTTTCACATTTTAGATTCTAA
- the fusA gene encoding elongation factor G: MSNLKNTRNIGIMAHIDAGKTTTSERILFYTGVNYKIGEVHDGAATMDWMVQEQERGITITSAATTCFWTYRDQKFKINLIDTPGHVDFTVEVERSLRVLDGAVALFCAVGGVEPQSETVWRQANKYHVPRIGFVNKMDRSGADFFSVVDQVKNRLKAKPVPLQVPIGAEETFKGVVDLIRNQAIVWDDSSLGAKYDVIDIPEDLKDTVTQWREYLIESVAEYDDTLMEKFFDNPDSISEEEIMAAIRKATIDMTIVPMMCGSAFKNKGVQTMLDAVTTFLPSPVDVPNIKGTNPDTGAEEERKSDPSEKMAALAFKIATDPYVGRLAFFRMYSGTLAAGSYVLNTRTGNKERISRIFQMHSNKQNAIEKIEAGDIGAAVGFKDIRTGDTLCEEKNPIVLESMSFPEPVIGLAIEPKTQADVDKLGVALNKLSEEDPTFRVHTDEDTGQTVISGMGELHLEIIVDRLKREFKVECNQGAPQVAYKETITKAVDHREVYKKQTGGRGKFADMVVNVGPRELKEEDTPGLEFVNNIKGGNIPSEYIPAIEKGFKTAMDNGVLAGYPVENLRVVLSDGSYHDVDSDSLSFEICARSAFREACRKASPVLLEPIMKVEVVTPDEYMGDVVGDLNRRRGMMEGMDSRGGDQIVRAKVPLSEMFGYVTTLRTLSSGRAASTMEFSHYAEVPRNIADEVVAKVKGKKAEEV; the protein is encoded by the coding sequence ATGAGTAATTTAAAAAATACGCGGAACATTGGTATCATGGCCCACATTGATGCCGGTAAGACAACAACGTCTGAGCGTATATTGTTCTACACGGGTGTGAATTATAAGATCGGTGAGGTGCATGACGGTGCCGCAACGATGGACTGGATGGTGCAGGAGCAGGAGCGTGGTATCACCATCACTTCTGCTGCAACAACCTGCTTCTGGACTTACCGTGACCAAAAATTTAAGATCAACCTGATCGATACTCCCGGACACGTTGACTTCACCGTTGAGGTTGAACGCTCCCTCCGGGTATTGGATGGTGCTGTTGCCCTCTTTTGTGCCGTTGGCGGTGTGGAGCCTCAATCCGAAACCGTATGGCGTCAGGCTAATAAATATCATGTCCCCAGGATCGGTTTTGTGAATAAGATGGACCGCTCAGGTGCTGACTTCTTTTCAGTGGTTGATCAAGTGAAAAATCGCCTGAAAGCCAAGCCGGTGCCCCTTCAGGTTCCAATCGGTGCTGAAGAGACCTTCAAAGGTGTGGTGGATTTGATCCGTAACCAGGCCATCGTATGGGATGATTCAAGCCTTGGTGCAAAGTATGATGTTATCGACATTCCCGAAGATCTGAAAGATACCGTTACACAGTGGAGGGAATACCTGATCGAATCAGTGGCTGAATACGACGACACACTGATGGAGAAATTCTTCGACAATCCTGATTCCATCTCTGAAGAAGAGATCATGGCTGCCATCCGCAAAGCCACCATCGACATGACTATCGTGCCGATGATGTGTGGTTCAGCGTTTAAGAACAAGGGTGTTCAAACCATGCTGGATGCAGTCACTACCTTCCTGCCAAGCCCTGTGGATGTACCCAATATCAAAGGTACCAATCCCGATACAGGAGCGGAAGAAGAAAGAAAATCAGACCCTTCTGAAAAAATGGCGGCCCTCGCGTTTAAGATCGCAACCGATCCTTACGTAGGCCGTCTTGCTTTTTTCCGGATGTACTCCGGAACACTCGCTGCCGGTTCATATGTTTTGAATACCCGGACTGGTAACAAGGAACGTATTTCCCGCATTTTCCAAATGCACTCCAACAAACAGAATGCGATTGAAAAGATCGAAGCTGGTGATATTGGTGCAGCTGTTGGGTTTAAAGACATCCGTACAGGCGATACACTTTGTGAAGAGAAGAACCCCATCGTGCTGGAAAGCATGTCCTTCCCCGAGCCGGTGATCGGTTTGGCCATTGAGCCGAAAACCCAGGCAGATGTCGATAAGCTGGGTGTAGCCCTTAATAAACTTTCTGAAGAAGATCCTACTTTCCGTGTTCATACAGATGAAGATACCGGTCAAACGGTTATCAGCGGAATGGGAGAGCTTCACCTTGAGATCATCGTGGATCGTCTGAAGCGTGAGTTTAAGGTTGAATGTAACCAGGGCGCTCCTCAGGTAGCATACAAAGAAACCATTACCAAAGCCGTTGATCACCGTGAGGTGTATAAGAAACAAACGGGTGGCCGTGGTAAGTTTGCCGATATGGTGGTGAACGTTGGTCCTCGTGAATTGAAGGAAGAAGATACGCCCGGCCTTGAATTCGTTAACAATATCAAGGGCGGTAATATCCCCAGTGAATATATTCCAGCCATAGAGAAAGGTTTCAAAACCGCCATGGACAATGGTGTATTGGCCGGATATCCGGTGGAAAACCTTCGGGTGGTGCTGAGCGATGGTTCATATCACGATGTGGATTCCGATTCACTGTCATTTGAAATTTGTGCCCGCTCTGCATTCAGGGAAGCTTGCAGGAAAGCGAGTCCGGTGCTGCTGGAGCCCATCATGAAAGTGGAAGTTGTGACCCCTGATGAATACATGGGGGATGTGGTTGGCGACCTGAACAGACGCCGAGGCATGATGGAAGGGATGGATTCAAGAGGTGGAGACCAGATCGTGCGCGCAAAAGTCCCTCTTTCTGAAATGTTCGGTTATGTGACCACCCTGCGTACCCTGTCTTCAGGCCGTGCAGCATCTACCATGGAGTTCTCACATTATGCTGAGGTTCCTAGGAATATCGCAGATGAGGTGGTAGCCAAAGTCAAAGGAAAAAAAGCTGAAGAAGTTTAA
- the rpsJ gene encoding 30S ribosomal protein S10, giving the protein MSQRIRIKLKSYDHNLVDKSAEKIVKTVKSTGAVVSGPIPLPTHKRIFTVLKSPHVNKKARNQFQLCAYKRLMDIYSTTSKTVDALMKLELPSGVEVEIKV; this is encoded by the coding sequence ATGAGCCAGAGAATCAGAATAAAACTAAAATCGTACGATCATAACCTGGTTGACAAGTCGGCCGAAAAGATCGTCAAGACCGTAAAGTCCACCGGTGCGGTGGTGAGTGGTCCCATCCCACTGCCTACACACAAAAGGATCTTCACCGTGTTGAAGTCTCCTCACGTGAACAAGAAGGCAAGGAACCAGTTCCAGTTGTGTGCATACAAGCGCCTGATGGATATTTACAGCACCACATCCAAAACGGTTGATGCACTTATGAAACTGGAATTGCCCAGCGGTGTGGAAGTAGAAATTAAAGTTTGA
- the rplC gene encoding 50S ribosomal protein L3: MAGIIGKKLGMTSTFLENGKNIACTVIQAGPCVITQLKTVEKDGYEAVQLAFGERKEKNTPKSLAGHFGKTKTTPKQEVVEFRDFPNPGKEGDAVTVEIFSEGDWIDVVGTSKGKGFQGVVKRHGFSGVGDRTHGQHDRQRAPGSVGASSFPSRVFKGMRMAGQTGNKRVKVQNLQVIKVIPEDNVLIVNGAVPGPKGSFVLVEK; encoded by the coding sequence ATGGCAGGTATCATTGGAAAGAAGCTGGGAATGACCAGCACGTTTTTAGAAAACGGTAAGAATATCGCGTGTACGGTGATCCAGGCAGGACCATGCGTGATCACGCAACTCAAGACCGTTGAAAAGGATGGCTACGAAGCTGTTCAGCTCGCCTTTGGTGAGCGTAAAGAGAAGAATACGCCTAAATCATTGGCGGGACATTTCGGGAAAACGAAAACCACTCCGAAACAAGAAGTGGTTGAATTTCGGGACTTCCCAAATCCCGGCAAAGAAGGAGATGCCGTGACCGTGGAAATTTTCAGCGAAGGGGATTGGATCGATGTTGTGGGAACTTCAAAAGGTAAAGGTTTTCAAGGCGTTGTAAAGAGACATGGTTTTAGCGGAGTAGGTGATCGCACACACGGTCAGCATGACCGTCAGCGTGCACCCGGTTCCGTTGGTGCTTCTTCCTTCCCTTCAAGGGTATTCAAAGGAATGCGCATGGCCGGACAAACCGGTAACAAGCGTGTGAAGGTGCAAAACCTGCAGGTGATCAAGGTGATCCCCGAAGACAATGTATTGATTGTAAACGGCGCAGTTCCGGGTCCCAAAGGATCTTTTGTGCTGGTTGAGAAATAA
- the rplD gene encoding 50S ribosomal protein L4 — translation MELTVTNIQGKKTSKKVKLNDAIFGIEPSDHAIYLDVKYILANRRQGTSKAKERAEIKGSTRKLRKQKGGGGARVGSINNPLFKGGGRVFGPRPRTYDSKLNKKVRKLARKSALAYKAKENGLTVLEDFTFDKIKTKQYLEILKNLNAENSKSLLVLAGADEKVLLSARNIKNAKVIQAKDINTYDILNAKGLMVTESSLKEIDNLLSE, via the coding sequence ATGGAATTGACGGTAACAAATATTCAAGGCAAGAAGACGAGCAAGAAGGTAAAGCTCAATGATGCCATCTTTGGTATAGAGCCAAGCGATCATGCGATCTACCTGGATGTAAAGTACATCCTTGCCAACCGCAGACAGGGCACAAGCAAGGCCAAGGAAAGAGCGGAAATCAAAGGAAGTACCCGCAAGCTGAGGAAGCAAAAAGGTGGTGGTGGAGCCCGTGTCGGTAGCATCAACAACCCGTTGTTCAAAGGAGGTGGCCGCGTTTTCGGACCTCGCCCCAGAACATACGACAGCAAGTTGAACAAGAAGGTTCGTAAGCTTGCCCGTAAATCAGCCCTGGCCTATAAGGCGAAGGAGAACGGACTGACCGTGCTTGAGGATTTTACCTTTGATAAGATCAAGACCAAACAGTATTTGGAAATACTGAAAAATCTGAATGCGGAAAACAGCAAATCACTTTTGGTATTGGCCGGTGCCGATGAGAAAGTACTGCTCTCCGCACGGAATATCAAAAATGCAAAGGTGATCCAGGCGAAGGACATCAATACTTACGACATCCTGAATGCAAAAGGATTGATGGTCACCGAAAGTTCACTGAAAGAGATCGATAACCTGTTAAGCGAATAA
- the rplW gene encoding 50S ribosomal protein L23, which produces MSVIYKPLITEKQTAATEKLNQYGFLVDTKANKVEIKKAVETLYNVKVESVNTMKFNGKLKTRYTKKGFFSGRTNAVKKAVVSLAQGETIDFYSSI; this is translated from the coding sequence ATGAGCGTGATTTATAAACCGTTGATCACCGAAAAGCAAACCGCCGCGACGGAGAAGCTGAACCAATACGGGTTCCTGGTGGATACCAAAGCGAATAAGGTGGAGATCAAGAAAGCCGTTGAAACGCTTTACAATGTTAAGGTGGAATCGGTCAACACAATGAAGTTCAACGGAAAATTAAAGACCCGCTATACGAAGAAAGGTTTCTTCTCAGGCCGGACCAATGCGGTGAAAAAAGCCGTCGTTTCTCTGGCACAAGGTGAAACCATCGACTTCTACAGTAGCATTTAA
- the rplB gene encoding 50S ribosomal protein L2 — translation MALRKLKPVTPGQRFKIISAFDSLTADRPEKSLLAKKKRTGGRNQTGKMTVRNVGGGHKQRYRIIDFKRDKFGIPAKVKTVEYDPNRSARIALLFYADGEKRYIIAPTGLEVGQEIVSGKGAAPKTGNALFLSEIPMGTTISCIELKPGGGATLARSAGTSAQLVAREGKYATVKLPSGETRMVLTSCLATIGAASNSDKSLEISGKAGRRRWLGRRPRTRGVAMNPVDHPMGGGEGKSSGGHPRSRNGIPAKGYKTRKKNKASNRFIVEKRKK, via the coding sequence ATGGCATTAAGAAAACTAAAACCGGTTACACCAGGACAGCGCTTTAAGATCATCAGCGCCTTCGATAGCCTTACGGCCGATCGCCCGGAGAAATCACTGCTGGCCAAGAAGAAAAGGACAGGCGGTAGAAATCAGACGGGTAAGATGACCGTACGCAATGTGGGTGGTGGACACAAGCAGAGATACCGTATCATCGATTTCAAAAGAGATAAGTTCGGGATACCTGCAAAGGTGAAAACAGTGGAGTATGATCCAAACCGCAGTGCGCGCATCGCCCTGTTGTTTTATGCCGATGGTGAAAAGAGATATATCATTGCACCTACCGGACTGGAAGTAGGACAGGAAATTGTCTCCGGAAAAGGAGCAGCACCGAAAACCGGGAACGCCCTTTTTCTTAGTGAGATTCCGATGGGTACAACCATCAGTTGTATTGAATTGAAGCCAGGTGGTGGTGCAACCCTCGCCAGAAGTGCTGGTACCAGTGCACAACTTGTTGCACGCGAAGGCAAATATGCAACCGTGAAACTTCCTTCGGGAGAAACAAGAATGGTTCTGACAAGTTGCCTCGCTACGATAGGTGCTGCATCCAACTCGGATAAGTCCCTTGAGATCTCCGGTAAGGCCGGAAGACGCAGATGGTTGGGCAGAAGACCACGTACACGCGGTGTAGCGATGAACCCTGTAGATCACCCAATGGGTGGTGGTGAAGGTAAATCTTCAGGTGGTCACCCAAGATCCAGAAATGGTATCCCGGCGAAAGGTTATAAGACCCGCAAAAAGAATAAGGCTTCGAATCGTTTTATTGTAGAAAAAAGGAAAAAGTAA
- the rpsS gene encoding 30S ribosomal protein S19: protein MARSLKKGPFVEYKLEKRAMDQQSSGNKKVIKTWSRRSMIIPEFVGLTFAVHNGNKFIPVYVTENMVGHKFGEFAPTRTFRGHAGHKKDKS from the coding sequence ATGGCACGTTCTCTTAAAAAAGGACCTTTCGTAGAATATAAACTGGAAAAGCGGGCAATGGACCAGCAATCCAGTGGAAATAAGAAGGTCATCAAAACCTGGTCAAGGAGATCCATGATCATTCCTGAGTTCGTAGGGTTGACCTTTGCCGTGCACAACGGAAATAAATTCATACCTGTGTATGTAACGGAGAATATGGTGGGACATAAATTCGGTGAGTTTGCACCCACCCGCACTTTCCGCGGTCATGCCGGTCACAAGAAAGATAAATCATAG
- the rplV gene encoding 50S ribosomal protein L22, translating into MGVRKRNKAEEVKEQKKSLYYAKLNNCPTSPRKMRLVADMVRGKDVYQALSLLEFSSKDAAVRVEKLLKSAIANYESKTDQRADENLFVKEIWVDGGRVLKRISPAPQGRAHRIRKRSNHVTLVLDIRKTEEKTEEKPN; encoded by the coding sequence ATGGGAGTTAGAAAAAGAAATAAAGCGGAAGAAGTAAAGGAGCAAAAGAAAAGCCTTTACTACGCAAAACTCAATAACTGTCCGACATCGCCCAGAAAAATGAGGTTGGTGGCAGACATGGTGAGAGGAAAAGATGTTTATCAGGCACTGAGCCTTTTGGAATTCAGTTCAAAGGATGCAGCCGTTAGGGTTGAAAAACTGCTGAAATCCGCAATCGCCAATTATGAATCCAAAACGGACCAAAGGGCGGACGAAAATCTGTTCGTAAAGGAAATTTGGGTAGACGGTGGCCGTGTCCTGAAACGGATCAGCCCCGCGCCTCAAGGCCGTGCACATAGGATCAGAAAGCGTTCTAACCACGTTACCCTGGTTCTTGATATCCGAAAGACAGAAGAAAAAACCGAAGAAAAACCGAATTAA
- the rpsC gene encoding 30S ribosomal protein S3, translated as MGQKSHPISLRLGIIRGWDSNWYGGRNYTEKLVEDYKIRQYLNARLSKASIAKIVIERTLKLVTVTIHTARPGIIIGKGGKEVDKLKEELKKITRKEIQINIFEVKRPELDARLVAESIAKQIEGRISFRRAMKMAVASTMRMGAEGIRVAAAGRLGGAEIARTEKYREGRVPLHTFRADVDYALCEAHTTYGRIGIKVWICKGEVYGKRDLSPNTATQQKSGPGGKSRPPRSK; from the coding sequence ATGGGACAGAAGTCACATCCTATCAGTCTTAGACTTGGCATTATCCGCGGTTGGGATTCCAACTGGTACGGTGGCAGAAACTACACCGAGAAGTTGGTGGAAGACTACAAAATCAGACAGTACCTGAACGCCCGTCTGTCTAAAGCCAGCATTGCAAAGATCGTCATCGAACGTACCCTGAAACTGGTTACCGTTACCATCCATACAGCCCGCCCCGGAATCATCATCGGAAAAGGTGGTAAGGAAGTGGATAAGTTGAAGGAAGAGCTCAAGAAGATCACACGTAAGGAAATCCAGATCAACATCTTTGAGGTGAAACGCCCTGAACTGGATGCCAGACTCGTGGCTGAAAGTATTGCCAAGCAGATCGAAGGTCGTATCTCATTCCGTCGTGCCATGAAAATGGCAGTCGCTTCTACCATGCGCATGGGTGCCGAAGGTATCCGCGTGGCAGCGGCAGGTCGTCTCGGTGGTGCTGAGATCGCCCGGACTGAAAAGTACAGAGAAGGTCGTGTACCTTTGCATACTTTCCGTGCAGACGTAGATTATGCGCTGTGTGAAGCACATACCACCTACGGAAGAATCGGTATTAAAGTCTGGATTTGCAAAGGTGAGGTTTATGGAAAAAGAGACCTCTCTCCCAATACAGCAACACAACAGAAGAGCGGTCCTGGTGGAAAATCCAGACCTCCCCGCTCTAAGTAA
- the rplP gene encoding 50S ribosomal protein L16 → MLQPKRTKYRRQQKLKGSLDGNAGRGHQIAFGSFAIKALEPGWITGRQIEAARIAVTRYMKREGQLWIRIFPDKPITKKPAEVRMGKGKGSPEYFVAVVKPGRIMFEAEGVSMETAKEAMRLAAQKLPIKTKFMIRRDYQE, encoded by the coding sequence ATGTTACAGCCTAAGAGGACAAAATACAGGAGACAGCAGAAGCTGAAGGGATCACTGGACGGCAATGCCGGACGCGGACACCAGATCGCTTTTGGTTCCTTTGCCATCAAAGCCCTTGAGCCAGGGTGGATCACCGGTCGCCAGATCGAAGCAGCGCGGATCGCCGTGACCCGTTATATGAAACGGGAAGGCCAGTTGTGGATCAGGATTTTTCCGGATAAGCCGATCACCAAAAAACCGGCTGAGGTACGTATGGGTAAAGGAAAAGGAAGCCCGGAGTATTTCGTGGCTGTTGTGAAACCAGGAAGGATCATGTTCGAGGCGGAAGGTGTTTCAATGGAAACAGCAAAAGAAGCGATGAGATTGGCCGCTCAGAAGCTGCCAATCAAAACGAAATTCATGATCAGAAGAGATTATCAGGAATAA